In Spea bombifrons isolate aSpeBom1 chromosome 9, aSpeBom1.2.pri, whole genome shotgun sequence, the genomic stretch NNNNNNNNNNNNNNNNNNNNNNNNNNNNNNNNNNNNNNNNNNNNNNNNNNNNNNNNNNNNNNNNNNNNNNNNNNNNNNNNNNNNNNNNNNNNNNNNNNNNNNNNNNNNNNNNNNNNNNNNNNGCACAACGCAGATTTACTGCATTTGATATGTATACGTTGCCATAGCTACCCGGCACTCGGACTATACGTCTGAGGCTCGGACGCGTTGGTGACATCATGTGCATGCGCACTCGAGAGTCAGAAACGCCGGGCTGGGACACCTTGAGCACTACAGGTGTGGTAAGTTCTGTTAATTCTATTCCTTTATAGAATAGGGTATAAATACAACCTGCAtttcctgatgaaagtctacaaTAAAatagactgaaacgttgaccagAAAATCGGAGGTTTCgtgtaattatttatagaagtccctggagtgccggtaactatcaTTGGATTGTATAGGATACGCTTTGGGTTATTGGATCGTATATGTTACGCTTCTGGCACGCtttgggttatatatatatatatatatatatatatatatatatatatatatacacacatacacacacacacatttacatatatacatatatgtatgtgacagtaacacagccagtcacaacaacaaaacattcaGCATCAAGAACTCCTGCATGTGACTAAGGAGGCTACACTGGGAAAACGGGGCTTACGCTGCACCTTAGAATGAACCTGCGCCGAAGCTCCATCAAAAACCATGAGGAAGACAAATATTGCACCCCGGtaggacatcatttcacacagaaTAATCACTCCGTCCAAAAACTGAAAATTAAAGAACTCAAAAGGGAATTTCAGAGACTcccaggaaagaaaaacatttgagatgaaaatgataCCGTATTTCAACACCACAAAGGAGGaacttaatgtggattctggtttccttACACACGACCAGAACTTCATCTAAACATCCAACGTGTGTCTAATTGCTGTTATTATGTTTGATGTTTTGCTGTGGTTATTGGCTTCCCTgggttatctctctacctctctgcatttctcaccaccagacctattatttacgacaccccccttctcttataccatcacttgttttacgttctaacctctatcatgttgatcagtattgcttcagacctgatgaagggaggataattCTCGacagcttgtcttttaaatattatgttagtccaataaaaaaaaagtatcaccgcatactctgcaatatgttttttgacattatacatacatacatacatacatacatgacggggggatttataaataaaaatggcgcTTGTAGGATGTTTggggcaaagctggcactgtgggaagtgGGTGACCTTACTTGGTGAAGTCAGGGGGCACACAAAGGTGGAGCAGTTGTCATAATATATGGGTGGGGTTAGAAGTGTTTAATGGGAGGAGTTTGCAATATAGCCACACCCACTCAtgggcaccaaaaaaaaaaaacttgcgcCCAGCTGTCAGCCCTGGCTTTGATAATCAGTCAGTCATATTTATGATGTATTTACCGTCCCCGCTGCTGTAGGCGTCACCGACGTGCGGAACGGATCAGACTCTACTTTGAAATAAGTTTCAAGAGACGGAGAATTTAAAATATCTTCTATTTTATTTGATAGAAAATCCCGTATCCGTCCGCAGAGAGGAAACGGACCCCCGAGTGGGATCACCCACCCCTCGCTAACACTTCACGGCCGTTTTTCTGCATAAATatctaaaatcattaatatCCTGTAAAGAAAATGCATAACGGAGGCTATTTATTAAACTGCAGATATGAATCAGCTCCGTCCAGCCTGATGAATCATTAGAAGAAACTCTAAAGGGGCGCTTTTACCCCAGTtcctaataatgtattttttatacattttctagaGAGCCAGAAAATTAGTTACTTTTAATTAATGTGGGCAGGTAAAACATTCTAAAGTTCTGATTTTGTTTAAGTTTCAAGCCCATAAAAATGGTTTCATTCTGACTGCTCCCCGCTCTGTAACAAATAAACATATTCAAAAAAACCTAACAAAAAATGGGGTACAAACGAGTGAAGCTGATGAGACCGGGGTATCTGACGGGCTTTAACCGCTACTACTCACAAGGGTCTGCTGTGAACAGGCTGGGGGGAAATCCGGCATTAATTGCCCCTTTTGGGATCCtacagttacatttttttttttcatgtggttAACCACTTAAGGACCAGAGCGTGACTCCGGCGTTGTGTCCCCTCTCTGGCACGCTTTGGGTTAAACCCCATTGTAATACCCGTACATGAGATAAGCAGCATACAGGATAACCCGTTTCCGGCTACCAGCGGTCAATCCTCTGCCGCCCCGGCACCCTCCACATTCCCTGCGTCAAGCGACTCTTCTGCCGCCGTCACCCGAACCACGTCTGTGAAGCGCCTCTCCAGCCTGTGAAGGTCCTCCGCTGTCTCTGAGGGGCCGATGGGCTCCGACGTGACCGATTCGGCGTCAGGTTTGTCAAAGGAGGCGCAACCTGGGTCATCCCCGAGAGAATCCTCGGGGGCCTCGGACCATTCCAGCGACGATCGCGGAGGTTCCCCTTGAAGATCAGGGTCCGATTCGCCGTCGCTCTCGTAAGTCCTGTCCTGCCGCTGAGAGACGGTTTCTCGGAAGGAGTTTTCGGGAACGTAACATCTCTCCCGGAAACCCTCCGCCGTCTCAGAGCGACCTCCGGCTGACTCTTCCCGGAACTCGTGCCCCTCATCCAGATCCTTCCTGAGGGTCTCCAACACTCGCCTCATCTTCCTCTGGAAACCAGGAGtgaaataaatgatattaataATCTCTATAACCCCCGCACCTGTATAACAATAACACTTAAATCTCCGGTAAGATCTCACCTCATCCAGATAATCTCTGTTCTCTTGGATGTGCCGTTCAAACACTCGGTTCAAAACTCTGCGTTAATAAAAAAGGgactttaatttattaattattattatttttattattattatctatttacAGTGAGTGCAACAGATTAAGCAGACAGGGGGGCGCCGCGTACAGCGTGATTCGGGACACCCTTAGATACCGGGGCTGGTAGCCAAATGTTACACTGGACTAACTGAAGCTGCCGTGCCTGGGGAAGGGGTCTTAATACCCCTCTGtaagacacatacacacaccgcaTCATCCCGCTATCACTGCGCGGCATTCTTAGCCAAAGCTACTCCGATCTGCCCCAGAATTCCTCGACCGACGCTGcaaagagttaaatgtccaGAGGAGTCCCGACGGTTCACTTTATGATTGGAGATTTGGTGGCACTGGCTATAGGGGGTCCGTGGGGGACAATCATTAAAAGGCATCATCCCGATGCACTCGGGGGTCCTCACCTGTCCGAGAAGAGCCCCAGAGCCAGGATCTCGCTGGTCACGTCGGTGACAAACTTCAGATACGAAAGTTCCTCTTCTctggaaaacaagaaaaattaaaaaaaaatctgatgggAATTTCCGATATATAATTGTGAAAAGGTAGTAGGGACGGGGGTCATAGGGCAGGGTGGAGGCTTTCCTGTCAGTGATGCCCCCATAACGTTTCTGATCACACAATGAAGTACAtctagtgataggagttatagcTGCGGATCTGGCTAGACAGAGTTTCTTATTTTACGTTATTTCTCCCCGAAAACACAGCGGCTATTATGTGGTTCTAGGTTTGCTCTTAGGTTTCATGGGTTACAATGTCGGCACATGGGACCCGTATCAGACGTGTGGCCCGAATCAGAGGGACTGGCTGCTAATCTATGGAGAACAATACCTACTCGGAACGGATCTTCTGCATCGTAGGGGATGGGGAGTAAAGGTCGCTGGAAGAAGACCTAGaacgaaaaaaaataataataaaaacatgtttctaaAAACCCCCAATCCCCAGAGAGATCCTACCCCACGGACAGACCAGCCGGACagtctgcccccccacccccattcCAGAGCATCCTACCCCACAGACAGACCAGCCGGacagtctgccccccccccccattccagaGCATCCTACCCCACGGACAGACCAGCCGGacagtctgcccccccccccattccagaGCATCCTACCCCACGGGCAGACCAATAGCAATAGAGGGACCCCAAATAACAGAAGTGACCCCACAATAGGGTTTCAGTACCGGGACGGAGAGCGGGGGTCCCAGTCCGTCTCTTCATAGTCCGTGTAGACATCTCGTCCTACCTAAGGAATGAATTGGCTTCAATAACCATTCGTGTAACGCGCCACCGTACCCAACCGTACCCAACCGAACCCAACCGTACCCAACCGTGCCCACGGCGACCGGAGCAACATTATCAGCCTTTTCTATAGAAAACAGCGTTTTTGGAAAAGACGCAACACAAGTCCTCGAGACAGCGAGtgccggggaggaaaaaatctcCCCAGCCTTCCGAAAAACAACTATGAGCAGCCGTGTAAAGTCGCCCGTTAAATAGaaaaagtacaataaaaaaGCCATTCATTTTTAACCCACTCATTACCCTCGAATAAACAGAGAGGGACGGATTTAACCCCTGCAAGGTATTTACTCTTAAATTGCCAAACCCGCCATTTATCCCCTGTACGTACCTCGCCTCGGCCTGTGGGAGAATCGCGAGCCCTTGATGTGATTCCATCCCGGCAGCTGACGCAAcgatagaaaataaaatgacaaattacTCGAGCGGCATCCAAAACAGCGCTAAAGCCTGAAaaataccggggggggggacaaaaaaaccccaaaaactaaAATCCAGTTATTCCCAATAAAATTTCCCATTATAACGTTGTGGGGGGGGTTCGGTGtgcattaaaagtatttttgtacCTGTCAGGCTCGGTTTGGGTCTCCACCTCGTTCGCCGGACCTCTCTTTTTCCGCCTCGGCGGGGTATAATAGCGGTACTGAGCGAGCGCCGATTTGGCCTCTGTCTTCAACGTGCGCGGGGTGAACGGGCGAGACGCGCCGTTGAATTTCTTGGGGTGTTTCTCTAGTAAATCCCCGCTGTAGGTTTTCTTCTGATTGTCCTGAAACCTGCGGAACGTCTTTGGGTCGCTGGAGCCCGACGAGGAGCCGGAGGTTCCGCGCGACGCTCTGAATGCCGTTCCGAGTTCCGGAGGCTTCGCGCAGCACATCAGTCCCGGGTCAGAGTACGGCGAGGGCGCTGCGTTCCGGGGCCCGTAATAAAAATCCTGTTATAAGAAGGACGTTCTCCGTTAGATTGTTAGCTCTGAGGGTCAAGTTCATCATTTCTACTTATTTTACTCTGCGGCAGATTCTGGCAAAACCTTACATTTTTCACGTTGAAACATTCTATCAAAATTAAACTTTCCCTAAATGTGCGAAATAAACAACTTCCGCCCATTCTCACGCCTCCCTCTGCCACAACCAATCAGCTTCTCCCGTGGGGAGGAGCTACACAACAGAGCGTTAAAAAGACTCTTACGGGAATATAAATAAAGCTTAAatagcatatattatatatatatatatatatatatatatatatatatacacacacacacacatacatacacacatccatacatatttatatatattccaatgACATCATATCGGTTTAATGTGTATTCTGAAATGTAACGCATAAATTTTGGGACAGTAACACATTTTTGGAGATTTAGAATCCGTTGTCCCTCCCTATGAGAaagagaaattatttttatatgaaaaatcatataaaaataaaaatggtcattaaaattataaatctAGTATTCTGgactgttaaattattttattattaaattatgaaattattattattatattaaattattatttttattttataaattattaaattattactttattattaaagtCATTATTCAGACC encodes the following:
- the SPATA7 gene encoding spermatogenesis-associated protein 7 gives rise to the protein MVTRTPDVGSRYAVASRKPHVSLSSNRDVTEKLNMGGSGDGERPAGRTAARVPSVPRYGISSPFKGHLSTKSNAFCIGPNTRLSDQYRVRDQMLAHYNKILSAKAAVDCSPPESLFKSIKYSDQQRRERMKRAVTRFERESLRSRSESLPASMESPSSLLPRKDFYYGPRNAAPSPYSDPGLMCCAKPPELGTAFRASRGTSGSSSGSSDPKTFRRFQDNQKKTYSGDLLEKHPKKFNGASRPFTPRTLKTEAKSALAQYRYYTPPRRKKRGPANEVETQTEPDSCRDGITSRARDSPTGRGEVGRDVYTDYEETDWDPRSPSRSSSSDLYSPSPTMQKIRSEEEELSYLKFVTDVTSEILALGLFSDRVLNRVFERHIQENRDYLDERKMRRVLETLRKDLDEGHEFREESAGGRSETAEGFRERCYVPENSFRETVSQRQDRTYESDGESDPDLQGEPPRSSLEWSEAPEDSLGDDPGCASFDKPDAESVTSEPIGPSETAEDLHRLERRFTDVVRVTAAEESLDAGNVEGAGAAED